A DNA window from bacterium contains the following coding sequences:
- a CDS encoding ribbon-helix-helix protein, CopG family, whose translation MTMLSFHASDEEAWQVQRWAYRLGTTRSEVIRESLRRHLAWLASVEDADRWEKLPLAVDKLTIGRIADWGVTEDWSDWANATL comes from the coding sequence ATGACGATGCTGAGCTTCCATGCCAGCGACGAGGAGGCTTGGCAGGTCCAGCGCTGGGCGTACCGTCTCGGCACAACAAGGTCGGAGGTGATCCGGGAGTCGCTCCGCCGGCACCTGGCATGGCTCGCTTCGGTCGAGGACGCCGATCGATGGGAGAAGCTACCCCTTGCAGTTGACAAGCTGACGATTGGCCGGATCGCGGATTGGGGAGTCACGGAAGACTGGTCCGATTGGGCCAACGCAACGCTGTAG